Proteins from a genomic interval of Ancylomarina subtilis:
- a CDS encoding alanine racemase has protein sequence MAYITLDAGKLKANFDFLDELFNGRGIKWTVVSKLLCGNELFLENLVSLGVKSLCDSRVSNLKMIKTLDSNIETIYIKPPPKQSVREIIQFADISVNTELKTIDWLSKEAQKQNKTHKIIIMIELGELREGVMRDDFVNFYKKVFELPNIEVVGIGTNLTCLNGVLPNEDKLIQLSLYRQLIEAKFNKKIPLVSGGASVTIPLIYHDILPSGVNHFRVGESLFLGTDVYNDKPLEGLNTDVFKLYAEIIELIEKPMVPAGEFGTNLEGESLEVDTEHIGETSNRAIIDLGLLDVDSNHISPVDESLKLIGASSDMLVIDLGENKNKYKVGGLIEFSLDYMGVLRIMSSRYIEKRVFVS, from the coding sequence ATGGCGTATATAACTCTTGATGCTGGTAAGTTAAAGGCTAATTTTGATTTTTTAGATGAACTGTTTAATGGAAGGGGGATTAAATGGACAGTTGTTTCAAAACTGTTGTGTGGGAATGAATTATTTCTTGAAAACTTGGTTTCCTTAGGCGTGAAAAGTTTGTGTGATTCTCGTGTTTCGAATCTAAAAATGATAAAAACATTGGACTCCAATATTGAGACCATATATATAAAACCACCTCCAAAGCAGTCTGTTCGAGAGATTATACAATTTGCTGATATCAGTGTTAATACAGAATTAAAAACCATAGATTGGCTTTCTAAAGAGGCACAAAAACAAAATAAAACTCACAAAATAATCATTATGATTGAATTGGGTGAGTTGCGCGAAGGAGTTATGCGTGATGATTTTGTGAACTTCTATAAGAAAGTATTTGAATTGCCTAATATTGAGGTGGTTGGAATTGGAACCAATTTAACTTGTTTGAATGGTGTGTTGCCAAACGAAGATAAACTCATACAGTTGAGTCTTTACAGGCAGTTGATAGAAGCTAAATTTAATAAAAAGATTCCGCTGGTATCAGGAGGGGCTTCTGTTACAATTCCTTTAATTTATCATGATATTCTTCCTAGTGGAGTGAATCATTTTAGAGTAGGTGAATCTTTGTTTTTGGGAACCGACGTTTATAATGATAAGCCTCTTGAGGGATTAAATACAGATGTGTTTAAATTATATGCCGAGATTATCGAATTGATTGAAAAACCCATGGTTCCTGCTGGTGAATTCGGTACTAATCTTGAAGGTGAATCCTTAGAGGTGGATACAGAACACATAGGAGAAACCTCAAATCGAGCCATTATAGATTTAGGCCTACTTGATGTAGATAGTAATCATATTAGTCCGGTAGATGAATCTCTTAAACTTATTGGTGCAAGTTCTGATATGTTGGTTATTGATTTGGGCGAAAATAAAAATAAGTATAAGGTCGGTGGTTTGATCGAGTTTAGTCTGGATTATATGGGAGTCTTGAGGATTATGAGCTCAAGATATATAGAGAAACGGGTGTTTGTAAGTTAA
- a CDS encoding glycine betaine ABC transporter substrate-binding protein — translation MIKNIMKIIKLLPIVLLSLIMVQGCNPKKKNEKKEVLILYPNWAEGVAFTHLAKVALEDMGYAPKVKPIEPGPIYASLAKGDADLFLDAWLPNTHKEYWEKFGSKIDKIGEAFSGGTTGIVVPSYVEINSIEELAAYKDKFEGKIIGIGSGAGIHGNTEKAIEAYGLDYKQITSSGPAMLASLKKRIQRNEWVAITGWKPHFMWAQFDIKYLEDPKGVYPKDVCAILARKGFTKNFPELATFFSNFNVTEDQLYSLMAMIEKADSPEIAAQKWYKKNKDLVKSWMIKK, via the coding sequence ATGATAAAAAATATCATGAAAATAATCAAATTGCTCCCTATTGTTCTTTTGAGCTTAATTATGGTTCAGGGATGTAATCCTAAAAAGAAGAATGAAAAGAAAGAGGTGTTGATCCTATATCCAAACTGGGCCGAAGGGGTTGCCTTTACTCACTTGGCTAAAGTTGCCCTTGAGGATATGGGGTATGCTCCAAAGGTGAAACCAATCGAGCCAGGGCCTATTTATGCCTCACTAGCCAAAGGTGATGCAGACCTTTTTCTTGATGCTTGGTTGCCAAATACACACAAAGAATATTGGGAAAAGTTTGGTTCTAAAATCGATAAGATTGGTGAAGCCTTTAGTGGAGGTACAACAGGTATTGTGGTGCCGTCTTATGTTGAAATTAACTCCATTGAAGAGTTAGCTGCATACAAGGATAAATTCGAAGGAAAAATTATTGGAATTGGTAGTGGTGCTGGGATACATGGCAATACTGAAAAGGCTATTGAAGCTTACGGTTTGGATTACAAGCAAATCACCTCTTCGGGCCCGGCAATGTTGGCGAGCCTAAAGAAGCGTATTCAGCGTAATGAATGGGTTGCTATCACGGGATGGAAGCCTCATTTTATGTGGGCGCAATTTGATATTAAATATCTTGAAGACCCGAAGGGAGTTTATCCTAAAGATGTATGCGCAATCCTGGCCCGCAAAGGATTTACTAAGAATTTTCCCGAATTGGCAACATTTTTCAGTAATTTTAATGTCACAGAAGATCAGTTGTATAGCCTCATGGCAATGATAGAGAAGGCTGACAGCCCTGAAATTGCAGCCCAAAAATGGTATAAAAAGAATAAGGATTTGGTGAAAAGCTGGATGATTAAAAAATAG
- a CDS encoding ABC transporter permease, producing the protein MEKINIGKYVEAAIEWLSIKGAPVFDAINNGVEALVEGFQNLLLAPHPLVVIFLIAALGYYLGAGRKNLLKRAGWKEAGGVLLFTIFGLLLLWGMNFWEETMQTLTLVIVSTLIALLIGIPLGIWSARSDRAQRTIRPILDFMQTMPAFVYLIPAILFFSVGNVPGVVATVVFALPPGVRLTNLGIRSVPKEVVEAAYSFGSTPRQVLYKVQIPLAKPSILAGVNQVIMLSLSMVVIASMVGAAGLGEKVYTGILKADIGLGFEAGLSIVILAIILDRISQSLGGTQKKESK; encoded by the coding sequence ATGGAGAAAATTAATATAGGAAAATATGTTGAGGCAGCGATTGAATGGTTGTCTATTAAGGGTGCACCCGTTTTTGATGCCATTAACAATGGAGTTGAGGCTTTGGTAGAAGGATTTCAGAACCTTCTGCTGGCACCACACCCTCTTGTTGTCATATTTTTGATAGCTGCCCTGGGGTATTATCTGGGGGCAGGCAGAAAGAATTTGCTAAAAAGGGCTGGTTGGAAAGAGGCTGGTGGGGTACTCCTTTTTACGATTTTCGGATTGTTGTTGCTATGGGGTATGAATTTCTGGGAAGAAACCATGCAGACCCTTACCTTGGTAATTGTCTCAACCCTTATTGCACTTCTAATTGGAATCCCATTGGGGATTTGGTCTGCCAGAAGTGATAGGGCACAACGTACCATTCGCCCTATACTTGATTTTATGCAGACTATGCCTGCCTTTGTGTATCTGATTCCGGCTATTCTTTTCTTTTCGGTTGGGAATGTTCCAGGGGTTGTGGCAACTGTTGTATTTGCGCTGCCACCTGGGGTACGCTTAACCAATTTGGGAATACGGAGTGTGCCTAAAGAGGTGGTTGAGGCGGCCTATTCTTTTGGGAGCACTCCACGACAAGTTCTTTATAAGGTGCAGATTCCTTTGGCTAAACCATCCATTTTGGCAGGGGTTAATCAGGTGATCATGCTTTCTCTTTCAATGGTGGTAATTGCTTCCATGGTGGGAGCTGCAGGATTGGGAGAAAAAGTGTACACTGGTATTTTAAAAGCCGATATAGGTCTGGGGTTCGAAGCTGGTCTTAGCATTGTGATTCTAGCTATTATTTTGGATCGTATCTCGCAGTCTTTGGGAGGTACACAGAAGAAAGAAAGTAAATAA
- a CDS encoding tetratricopeptide repeat protein, with protein sequence MRKILVVVGLFLLFSLPVINAQANQEIQIDSINKPLFKPFIERYILDELKSLRRENLELNKQVSEKIAQAKLESSDRAINYTTSTINNIFYIITAAASLLVLLGWKSLSDIKKTIKKDTSSKIQHLTADYERRLEVIEKQAKVRSEIIVDTQNKISVTNSLHSLWMRAGIEKSEEEKISIYDEILEINPNDIEAMTYKADALLEIGEVRWALNLVNAAIEKDNKYALAFWQRACAYAQLEKEVEAIKDLEKAIELSETFVDEVGKEIHFDKLKNNKRFKAIVNS encoded by the coding sequence ATGCGTAAAATATTAGTGGTAGTAGGTTTGTTTTTATTGTTTTCATTACCAGTAATAAATGCTCAGGCTAATCAAGAAATTCAGATAGATTCTATAAATAAGCCTTTGTTTAAGCCGTTTATAGAAAGGTATATTTTAGATGAATTAAAGAGTTTGCGACGAGAGAATCTTGAATTGAATAAACAAGTTTCTGAAAAAATTGCACAAGCTAAGTTGGAGTCATCTGATAGAGCTATAAATTACACAACAAGTACAATAAATAATATTTTTTATATTATTACAGCAGCAGCTTCCTTACTCGTTTTATTGGGGTGGAAATCTTTAAGTGATATTAAAAAAACAATCAAAAAGGATACCAGTTCTAAAATACAACATCTTACAGCTGATTATGAAAGGCGTTTGGAAGTGATTGAGAAACAAGCAAAAGTGCGATCAGAGATAATTGTAGATACTCAAAATAAAATTAGTGTCACGAATTCTCTACACTCCTTGTGGATGCGCGCTGGGATTGAAAAAAGCGAGGAAGAGAAAATTTCGATTTACGATGAAATTTTGGAGATTAACCCCAATGATATTGAAGCAATGACATATAAAGCGGATGCTTTATTGGAAATCGGAGAGGTGCGATGGGCTCTCAATCTAGTGAATGCTGCAATTGAAAAGGATAATAAATATGCATTGGCTTTTTGGCAAAGAGCATGTGCTTATGCTCAGTTAGAAAAGGAGGTTGAAGCAATAAAAGACCTTGAGAAAGCTATTGAGTTATCAGAAACATTTGTCGATGAGGTTGGTAAAGAAATTCATTTCGATAAATTGAAGAACAATAAGAGATTTAAAGCTATTGTCAATAGTTAA
- a CDS encoding quaternary amine ABC transporter ATP-binding protein, translating into MEKTKIAVKDLYLIFGSKKKEALRLVKKGVGKQEVLKKTNCTIAVKNANFDIKDGEIFVVMGLSGSGKSSLIRCLNRLNMSTSGEILVNGKNVVSMDKQQLTDLRRKEMAMVFQNFGLLPHRSVVSNTAFGLEIHGVEKEEREKIAMETLATVGLQGYEYKMTSELSGGMQQRVGLARALTTDPEVLLMDEAFSALDPLIRSNMQDELLDLQKKLKKTIVFITHDLDEALKLGDRIAIMKDGEIVQVGTPEDILVEPADDYVKAFVENVDRSAIVTAGSIMFTGKEIGKLILEKDGPALALRRMRERGVDRLPVVNKSNVFMGWVKAQEVAELKRQNVRSLETILIDEVPLVDPNTSAADLLPLFIDHILPITVVNSDKELLGIVVHSSAIAEVIGKERGEVIQIKEDGGTYDGEN; encoded by the coding sequence ATGGAAAAAACAAAGATAGCAGTTAAAGATCTGTATTTGATTTTCGGCTCTAAAAAGAAAGAGGCGTTGCGGTTAGTGAAGAAAGGGGTTGGTAAGCAAGAGGTTTTGAAAAAAACAAACTGCACTATAGCTGTGAAGAATGCAAACTTTGATATTAAAGACGGGGAGATTTTTGTGGTGATGGGACTTTCCGGTAGTGGTAAGTCTAGTTTGATTCGATGCTTGAATCGATTGAATATGTCTACCTCTGGAGAGATTCTTGTGAATGGGAAAAATGTGGTAAGTATGGACAAACAACAGTTGACCGACTTGCGACGTAAGGAGATGGCAATGGTGTTCCAGAATTTTGGATTGTTGCCGCACCGGTCCGTGGTTTCCAATACTGCTTTTGGACTAGAAATTCACGGGGTTGAGAAAGAGGAGCGAGAAAAGATTGCTATGGAAACATTGGCCACTGTTGGGCTTCAGGGGTACGAGTATAAGATGACTTCTGAGTTGAGTGGGGGAATGCAGCAACGCGTTGGTTTGGCTCGTGCTTTAACTACAGACCCTGAGGTTTTACTGATGGATGAAGCTTTTAGTGCATTGGATCCGCTTATTCGGAGTAATATGCAGGATGAGTTATTGGATCTGCAAAAGAAGCTAAAGAAAACGATTGTCTTCATTACTCACGACTTGGATGAAGCTCTTAAGTTGGGTGATCGTATTGCTATTATGAAAGATGGAGAAATTGTTCAGGTGGGAACTCCGGAGGATATTCTTGTAGAACCAGCAGACGACTATGTGAAGGCATTTGTTGAAAATGTTGACCGAAGTGCAATTGTAACTGCAGGATCTATCATGTTTACCGGAAAGGAGATAGGTAAGTTGATACTTGAAAAAGACGGACCTGCCCTGGCGCTGCGTCGTATGCGCGAAAGAGGTGTGGATCGTTTGCCAGTAGTGAACAAAAGTAATGTTTTCATGGGATGGGTGAAAGCCCAGGAGGTCGCTGAGCTCAAAAGGCAAAATGTGCGTAGCCTGGAAACGATTTTGATTGATGAGGTTCCTTTGGTAGATCCAAATACGTCGGCTGCTGATTTATTGCCCCTTTTTATCGATCATATCTTGCCAATAACGGTGGTGAACAGCGACAAAGAGTTGCTCGGAATTGTTGTTCACTCTTCTGCAATTGCAGAGGTGATTGGTAAGGAGAGAGGTGAAGTAATTCAAATAAAAGAAGATGGAGGGACTTATGATGGAGAAAATTAA
- a CDS encoding GNAT family N-acetyltransferase — MVETKVYTSFLKPDNYQRESIVDFLHTHLEEYGDERQDIDKAVAYALKERASLGGFIIKAKKADEIVGVVVVNRTGMEGYIPENILVYIASHKRCRGQGVGKQLMQEAIELSQGDIALHVEPDNPAKFLYEKLGFENKYFEMRFKK; from the coding sequence ATGGTAGAAACTAAAGTTTACACATCTTTTTTAAAACCCGATAATTATCAAAGAGAATCTATTGTGGATTTTCTTCACACTCACCTGGAAGAATATGGTGATGAAAGGCAAGACATTGATAAGGCTGTAGCCTATGCCTTGAAAGAAAGAGCTTCCTTGGGAGGCTTTATTATCAAAGCAAAAAAAGCTGATGAGATTGTTGGCGTTGTTGTGGTTAATAGAACAGGAATGGAAGGCTATATTCCTGAGAATATATTGGTGTATATTGCGAGTCACAAGCGATGCAGAGGTCAGGGTGTTGGAAAACAATTAATGCAAGAGGCTATCGAATTAAGTCAAGGGGATATTGCTTTGCATGTAGAGCCTGATAATCCGGCTAAGTTCTTGTATGAGAAGTTAGGGTTTGAAAATAAGTATTTTGAAATGAGGTTTAAGAAATAA